The Gemmatimonadota bacterium genomic interval ACGTAGAACAAAACGTAGAACACATGGTGCGCCGCCTCGAAGAAACGGCCCCTTATTGTCCCGACTTTGTATGCTTCACCGAAGTCGCCCGAGAACTCGGCTGTCCCCAGGACAGCGACGCCTGGATGGGCGAACCCATACCCGGTCCCACAACCGAAGCCATTGGCAAAGCAGCCGCGGAAATTGGCACCTATGTCATCGTCGGCATGCAAGAGCGGTGGGAAGACCAGACCTTCAACGCCGCCGTCCTCATCGGCCGAGATGGAAACGTCATGGGCCGCTACCACAAAGTGCAACCCACAGTCACCGAAATGGAACGCGGCACCCTGCCCGGCACACAGGCCAACTCTTATGCCACAGACTGTGGACGCGTGGGCATGTGCATCTGCTTTGACCTCAAATTCCCCGAAGTTGCCATGATGCTCGCCCGCTCGGGTGCGCGCATGGTCTTCTTCCCCAGCATGTTCAACGGCGGCATGCGACACGCTGCCTGGGCGCGCGACTACGGCGTCTTCCTCGTCGTCAGCCAATCCCAGGAAAGCTCCATCACCGACATGTGCGGCCATCGCCTCGCGTGGCAAGGCTATAGTGAGCCCCTCGTGGAACAGGGCAAACTCCCGCCCTTTGCATTTGCCGAAATCAACGCAGACACAAAAGCGTATCACCTCGACTTCAACCAGAACAAACTCGGCGACATACACAGCACCTATGGCGCCGGGGTCCGCATCCACATCATGCGCCCCGAAGCCACATTCGTACTCGAATCCCTCATGGAAAACATATCCGTAGAAGACATCGAAGCGGAATTTGAACTCGAAGACCTGTGGACCTAT includes:
- a CDS encoding carbon-nitrogen hydrolase family protein, with protein sequence MKTVRLLSVSFPRGGYKNVEQNVEHMVRRLEETAPYCPDFVCFTEVARELGCPQDSDAWMGEPIPGPTTEAIGKAAAEIGTYVIVGMQERWEDQTFNAAVLIGRDGNVMGRYHKVQPTVTEMERGTLPGTQANSYATDCGRVGMCICFDLKFPEVAMMLARSGARMVFFPSMFNGGMRHAAWARDYGVFLVVSQSQESSITDMCGHRLAWQGYSEPLVEQGKLPPFAFAEINADTKAYHLDFNQNKLGDIHSTYGAGVRIHIMRPEATFVLESLMENISVEDIEAEFELEDLWTYYNRSRAMRGEHLTEPVAITH